TTCGCTTTAACCGGTCGGTGTTTTTGGAGCATCTTGAACGCTACAGAGCGGCGCCTGGCTGGTTCGATGACGAAGGGCACCGCCGATTTCCTTTCCCAGAAGAGGTTGTGGTCAACAACATGGAGCGGCCGGATTACCTGGCTCGCTTCAATATCGAAAAATTCTAGGAAAACGCTTGTGAGCATTCAACAATCACTTCGAGATTATGAATCTGCTCTCTACGGGGCGCTGCGGGAACATTCACACCGGTGCAGCTGAGTCTCGTGATTATCGTGCAGATTGAGCCAGCGTGATTTATTACCACGTCAATACCGCCAGCATTTCGAACGATAAACTTCTAACGATGATTGACCCGATCGCCATCCACATAGGTGTTCCCGTAAAAAAATCCGCCTCGTAGACCACTACTGGCTGGCTGCTCGATTCATCGACTCGGTTAGTCGCTATGAGGGGAGGCTACAGAATTCGGAAAAAATCGTACGGTAAGCCCCAGGCTGTCAAGTTTAGGTCATAGAAGTTGAAAGCGAGCCGTCAGGAAATGCAGAAACAGCCCTATTCTGACACTGCGCCAGTGCCCCACCTGACGCCCGTTTGAGGTGTACTTCAACTGGACACAAGCTATATCCATTGAGGCTTACAACGGTATCGCGCGGCTTAACGTACAAAAATCTCCGATTCTGTGGGATTCCCATCTACGAAATTAAATAGATCGTACATTAACGGGCGATTGTAAGAATTTGCGGCTAATTTTAGCTGCCTATTCTGTTCAAAATTAAGGGGGACGCATGGCTAACTACACGGTTACCGTACTCAACTGCAACAGTATTGACCGCGCAGATGTAGTTATTTCTGAGGGGGCGCTAAACATCAAATTTGGGCCAAACGGCCTTGGAAAAAGCACTATTGCGAAAGCTATCATCAGCCATATTCGTGCTGACGGCTCTCTCCAGGAGTTAATCCCTTTCAAGCACCGCGGCAAGCCTGATATGCCAGCCCCGGAGGTTCGGGGAGTGGACCAACTCAGGAAAGTCCTCGTTTTTGACGACAGTTATGTGCAGCAATTCGTCTTTCAAAAAGATGAGATTGTGAAAAATAGTTTCGAGATTTTCATCAGAACGCCGGAATATCTGGCGGAGATGGCCGATATCGATACGCTGCTCTCGGGTATCCGAAAAGCGTTTTCCGACAATGCTGAAATCGGGCAAGTCGTAACCGACCTGAAAGAATTACGGGAGGCCTTCGGAAAATCCAAGACAGGTGCCATTCCCAAGACAAGCAAGATCCACAAGGCATTCGGAACTGGCAATAAGCTGGAAAACATTCCTGATGTCCTGCAACCATTTTCGACGTTTATTAAAAGTCAGGAACCCGCCAAATGGATCGCATGGCAGGTAAAAGGCAATGAATTTCTACAAATAGCAGATAGCTGCCCCTACTGTTCAATAGCGCTGACTAGCGCAGAACAGAAGGACACAGCTTTGGCCGTCGAAAAAGAGTATGACTCCAACACCGTCGGGCACATTAACCTCCTTCGAGGAATCATCGACAGGCTGGGAAAATATTTCAGCGAGAAGTGCCGGGAGAATCTAGAGAATGTGACAAAGGCAAAGGTTGAATTGCAGGCGGAGGAGCAAAGTTTCCTGACGGGCCTCAAAGCGGACATTGATGCATTGATCAACAAGCTGGAGGGGTTGCGAACTATATCTTTCTTCTCTCTGCGCGATTTCGAAGATGTTGGCGACCAACTGACACCGTTGAAAATTGAGCTCAATTTGATCGACAAGCTTGATTCCGAGGAGACGCGCAAGACCGTCGACCCTATCAACCTTCAGCTCGACGACTTGATTGGGAAAGTTGGTAGCCTCAAAGGGAAAATCAATCGACACAAAGCGAAAATTAAAAAAAGCATCGAGGACAACCAGAACAGCATCAATGGTTTCCTGAAGTCTGCAGGCTACAAGTACGTTGTTGAAATCGTAGCCGAACCAGAATCCTACAAAATGAAGCTAATCCACAAAGACCAGGTGAATTACATAGAGACGGCCTCACGTCATCTGAGCTACGGCGAAAAAAACGCATTTGCGCTTGTGCTATTCATGCACCAGGTCCTCAGTGAAAAACCGGATTTGGTCGTATTGGATGATCCGATCTCATCTTTCGACAAGAACAAGAAATTTGCGATCCTCCAGGAGCTATTCCGGGGTAAGGCCAGTCTGCGCGGCATAACCACGCTGATGCTCACCCACGACATCGAACCCGCGATTGATGTCATAAAAAGCACCAACGCCATATTCAAAGCCGCCGAACCATCTGCTTGCTTCTTATCTTCGCGCGCCGGGGTTGTAACGGAGGTTCCGATCGAGAGGAACGATATCCAGACCTTCGCCAAAATCTGCAAAGTTAATATCGAGGCACTTACCGACACCGTCCTGAAGACAATCTACCTGCGACGACACTTCGAGCTGCTGGACGACGCAGGCTTGGAATACAACCTGCTTGCTAGCCTGTTCAAGGGACGGGATACACCGACAATTCAGTCAGGGTCTTCTATTCGGGACATGACGGCTGCCGAACAGGCAGATGCCGAGTCATTAATCCGCGACAACCATATCGCCGACTTTAATTACATTGCCCTGGTGGCTGAGGTGAAGGACGTGGAGGCCATCAAGGCCAAGTTTTATGCGACCGCTGTGGGTTATGAAAAAATCCAGCTGTTCCGGCTCATCAATGATGAGCACGACGACAGCGTCATCCGCAAATTCATCAACGAGTCCTATCACATCGAGAATGAGTACGTGATGCAGCTCAACCCGCATAAATTCGAGAGCATTCCGGAATATGTCATCGAGGAGTGTGTCGCGCTGCTTACGCCTGCTCCCATCGTTGCGTAAGTCAGTACCAGGTCAACAGCTCGGCACGGATCTGCATTAATCCCTACTGACACTTGGGGGGCTTTTTGACCTGGACGCACGCATGGCCAGCGCCTGGTCAACACAAACAAGCCCTCGGCCGGCAGGATTAGCGATCAACGATCGCTTAACACTTTCTATGACCTAAACTTGACAGCCTGGGGCTTACCGTACGATTTTTTCCGAATTCTGTGGTTTCCCCTATGAGGACTACCTCCTGGCTGTTGACGTGGGAAAACTGCGGGAAGTACAGGCGAAGTCAGAACGGCAGCTTTCATTCCAAGCGGTGGAATGATGCTGCAAGTTGGCCGTACCTATTCGCGGCGGTAGGGGAGCGCGCAGAATTCGGAAAAATCCTACGCTAAGCCATCTTGAGACAGTTACTGGTGCGATAGATGCTCAAAAAGTGCAGGGTCAAAACGACCTGTTTTTTTTGGGTTAATATAGGGCCACTACAAGGAGATTTGTGTGGCCGATCAGCCCTATTTTGCACCCTTGGCCATCGGCGGCGAGCACATTGATCTCACGCACCTTGAGCCGTTTACATTCGAGATCGATAGTAGGTTGGCCAAGAAAACTTTGGCGGTGCACGTCACTTTTTCAAACCACTGCTTTTCGCGCAAATATAGCGCGGAGAAACATCCTCCCGGCGAACCGATCATTGATCCGACCAGTCCGCGACCACGCACGTTCTGTCCGATCCGTTATCGGCTGTCCAAGCAGCTGCCAGCGCTGATCCTTGGTCTGAATCACCCCAAGTGCAAAGTGAGCCAGACCAAGGCGTTGCGAAATTGGGCATACACCCTGCAAATCAATGATCCATCGGGTCCGTATTACGTCATTTTCGAGATCCGCAAAGCGGTGCAGCCAGGACGGCAGAAACAGGATCTGACAATCGTGGTCGAAAGCGCCTATCACGATGATCCGGAGCAACCCGATCCTGTACTGCTGGGCGAGATGGGTTTTCTGATCCTCTGCGCGAATACCTATATGCGCAAGCCAGTGGCTGTAAAACGCTGAAAGCAGTAACGAAAAAAGGCGCCCTAAGGCGCCCTTCTCGTATTCTGGTAAAGCAGATCCGGTCACCACTTCGCCTTTTCAGGCTTCGGCCCGCCTTGCGCGAGCACCCTTTCGGGCCAGGGGACGTTCAAATCTCAACCGGTTAGTCGTCCCGCAGTTGCATTGACATAGTAATTAAAAGTTGACGCGAGTGTCAATCACATTGACAACCCTTGCCCCTGCGCGTTGGGCGAACTCACCGATGCTCCCAAGTCACGATGGCCCGTGTCCAGTTAAAGAATACCCTAATCGGCGTCAGGCCGAGGCTCTGCACAGCGTCAGGATAGGGCCAATGTTGGTATTTTCTGGAGCCTCGGTGGCGTCCTCTAGTTATTTTTTTGTATCAACAAGTCAATTGCCGACAGCAACATCACATCATCGGCAGCACCTTCCAGTTTTAGAGACCTGCCGGTTTTGTTGTCTTTAATCAGTACGGTGGGTGTAGCTGTGACCCCGAACTTTATGGCCTCTTCTGCCTGCCTGCTAATGCGCAGAGAAATCTGTTTATTGTTAACGGCACAGTCCATCAGCGCTTGGGGACTTACGTCGCTTATGTCCAGCTGACCATTGAAGCCTAGGCCATTGCTACGGGTTTGCTTAAAGACCTGGTCGACTGCTTGCCAGAAAGCCGAAGCGCCGCCCAACTCTCCCGCGCACTCAACCATTTTGGCTTCGTTAATCGCGGCCGAACCGTGAAAGTCCAGTGGCAGGTGGTGCCACTGCAGGTTCACGTCCTTCTGCTGCTGCACCCAGGCTTTCAGTGCGGGTGTATATGTCTTGCAGTAGGGGCATTCCAGGTCCGCAAATTCGGTCACGCTCCAGCGGGCACCAGGTGGCCCAAACAGCCACGGGCCGGCGAATTGTGGTGTTTGTATCTTGTTCCACACTAGCATCGCGTAACCCACCACCAAAGCTGCAGCCACGAGGCATCCTAGTATTACCCCCCGTGGCTTTCGAAGGCCTGTCATGCCCTGGCCTCGGAGGGTTTCGAGCCTAATAGTGCTTGTTTGCGCAGGGCTTCAAGAAGCGCGCTTTCCGCGCTCTCGGGTTGCGGGTGCTGCCGAAGCCAATTGGCTAGTACTGCTTGAAGCTGGGACTCGATATCGCGACGATCCACCGCTCGTACCAAGACCTGTTGCAGCTCCTCTATCAGCACGGGCGCGCACACCTCCAAGGTCTGCAAAGCATCCTCTCCGGGCTGTTCAAGCAACTGGGTCAGACTTTCAATGAGGTTCTGGGTCAAGGAATTCAGTGTTCTCATGCGTGGCGCTCCAAGGCCGTGACTTGCTCGGGAAAAGTGATGATGTGTGGTTCGATGCCGCGATAGCGGTCTAGCGTTGCAGCAACTTCAATAGCCGCGTCGAGCTCGTTGCAGCCTGTGGCCTGCATGATGTCGTAGCGTTGTTTCTTCTCTTCCGGTTCTGTCATGGCCAGGGCCAGGTACAAGCTAGGCGGAACTACCCGGAACAACATTTCCATGCTTTTGGACAGCACTACGCCCTCGGTGAACTTCCCGCTTTCTTTGCGTGCGGACAGCATCATCGACTTCTGAGCTGGGGTCAGTTCACGAAAGCGTGCAATTTTCTCCACCTCATCAGGCGGCATATTCAGGCAGATCCACCACTCGATCATGTTGAGTAGGGCCGATGCCTCTGGCGGTACGTCGTCAACGTTTTGAGTGGCCATCCAAAACCAGGCTCCCAGCTTTCGCCACATTTTGGTGATCTTGACGGAGTAGGGGGACAGCAGCGGAACCTTCAACTGGATGTGGCCTTCGTCGGTGAAGAAGATCAAGGGGCGGCCTTTGAATTGATCCCGCTCGGCAATGTTATTGACGGTGTTGAGCAGCGAAATGTAGGCGATGGCCATCTGAGCGCTGTAGCCCTCTCGGGCATACGTGGCCAAGTCGACAATAGTGATGTCTGCTTCGGGCCATGGCGTACCAGGACGATTGAACATGTCGCCTTCAGTGCCCATGCAGAACATGGACAAGGCTTCCGCCATCTCCAGGAAGCGTGAGCTTCGAGCGGCTGGTATACCCGGTTCATGCCCCATCTCTCGCAGTGCCTCACGGATGTCTTCAGGGAGCACGATGCGTTGTTCCGCTACACATTTCTGTGCTGCATTGAGAATGCATTGGCGGATGGCACTGCGATCTGCTCGGGTAAGGCGCGCATCTTCTTTATCCTCCCCGCCAGTGATCATCAGCCTGGCCGTAATTTCCATCTCTCCCAGGATGTCGCGCTGTTCGTCTTCGGTTTGGCTTGCCAGGTGTTCGTCCGAGGCCTCGAGGTCATCAGCCTTGAGCGTTTTGACGTTCGCGGTCGGCTCAATGAGTTTTTCAGCATCGGCGAAGGGCGCTAAGCTAACCCCAGATCCAGGAGCGAGCCGGACACGGTTGACCGTCAATCCGAGCTTCTTGGCAAAGTCTCCCAGCAGGCCAAAGCTATTGCCGGCCTCAACGATGAACAGTCGCGGCCGATAGATGGCAACGATCTGACTAAGGATATTCGTTGCGCTGGCCGACTTTCCTGAACCCGTAGGGCCAAATATGAACAGATGCGCGTTCATCTGGCGATCCAGCTTGTTCAGCGGATCGAAGGTGATCGGCGCTCCACCTCGGTTGAACAAGGTGATTCCAGGGTGTCCCGTTCCGGTCGACCTTCCCCAGATTGGGGCCAGGTTCGCAATGTGTTGAGCGAACATCAGTTGCGCGTACCACTCCAGTGCTTTGCGCTCATTGGGATCAAAATTGCCGGGTAACCATCTGAGGTACGAGTTTAAGGGGGCAACTTCATCGCGGGGCTCCACGGGTTCCATACCCGCTCCCAGCAAGGCACTGCTCAGTTGCAAACTGCGCTCTTGTAACTCCACGTCATCTTTCCCGCGTAGGTAAAACGCTACGCTGCCTCGATATAGCTTGTGCTTGCGGCCAAGCAACTGGCGTGCGACAGCAACGTCTTCGCGGGTCAGGATCGACGCCTGGGTATCACCAACGGCTTTGCGTGAGAGCTGTTCCAGATGGCCTTCAAGGATGTCCTGCGGAGTGATCACGAGGGTGATACAGAGAATGGTGTCCTCTGGCATTTTGTCGAACAGGGCGTTGAGCGCATCACCACCCTTGCGTGTTTCTCCGGTCAGATGGCCTGTTTTGGGCGCTTCGCGCAGACGATCGAGCATCACCACGCGGTGGGGCAGACCATCGAAGTACCATAAGCCTTTCTCAGTGTCCGATAGCGGTTCGCGGTAACACAGGTTTTGCGAAAAGTCGGTCCCGCTGGCCAGCGGTAACTCGCCTTCCTCCGCTGCCGGCACTTGCTTGCAAACCACCTCATAGAAACGGCGGACATCAGCGTCTGCAGGGCCAAGATGGTCAGGTCGTGGATTGAACCAGTGAATCAACCAGTGACGTATAGCGTAGCCATCCATGCGATGAGTCTTGATGCCGGCGTTTGCCAGCCCGCCTACCAGGCGATCACAGATGATTTTTAGGTAGGGGGCCGGTGCTTGGCCGCGCACGTCCGCTTGTGCCCCTTGTGTGCGTCGATACACAACAATGCGGACACGGCGTTGCTGGCCCCTCCAAGGCAGTTGGCTGACCTTAGTGTCTTCAAACAGCCCGCCCGGCTTGGAAATGGCTTCCAGGTGCTGCTTCATCAGCTTCAGATAAAGCTCGGTGAAGTCACTGCCCTGTGCCCGGGGTTGGATGTAGTCGTGCAGCTGCTGCAGGTAGTTGTCCCAACTGGTTTCGTCCTGAGCGTATAACTGCACGACCCACGGGGAGGTCTCCAGCTCATCGAAAGAGTCTTGCAGGGCGTTTTCCAGGGCGTCTCGGGCTTTGCGCAACCAGTCGGGATCTCGACCTTCGGTGCCGATCGGTGTCAGCTCGAAGAACGCAGCACGAGACACGCCGTCTTCCAGCAGCATGGCTTTTTCCGCCGGCAGATAGTCCACCCACGGCAGAAGATCCACAAACGAGGGATTCACGTCATACATGCGGTCGACGTCAGCGGTAGTGGCAGGTTTTTTCTTTGGGTTACGCCAATCACTCGGCGAGGGAACACCCATGGCCGCCAGGCGTGCGAAGTAGCGCTCGGTCGCTGCCTCTAAAGATTCAGTCGCTGATGCCTGGACGTCGACATGCTCGGTAGCATTAGCGGCGAGGTCCGGCTCGACTCGGTCTGAGCCACGTCGTGTTTTAAACCGCTCAAAAAACCTCATTAATAGGCCTCCGTGCGTTCACCGGGCATGGCGTATTGCACGCGTTGGTACAGTGGAAATACTGTGGTGTAGCCAGGGATTGGAGCTGGATCTGAGCCTGCCAGGTGAGGAAACACATACATCACCAGGTCGGGGTTGGGCAGACGCTTGAACTGGCTGTAGATCTCGTTTTGGGCTGTACGGGTGAATTTGGCGTTGTCTGTTTCACCCGCCTCCAGAGGTCGACGGAGGTCTTGGCGCGCATCGAGCAACTGGCGGCTACGCGTACTATTGCCTGAACCACTGGCGCCTTGATCCCAAACGTCCATCATCGTGTTGTCGCCATGGGGAAGCAGCTCGTCCTTGCTCGTAGAGCAGCCCGAGGTAATGAGTGAGATGACGATGTATGCACCTAATTTGAGGCAGCAGTTAGTCAAGCGAAGTCGAGGCATGACGGGCTCCTGAGCGATAGTTGACCTTGCGGCCTTGGAGTTCGTAATCGATGGTCAGCTGCTGATCCAGGTGCACCGCGACCTTTGCCCCGGGCTGCACGTACACTGCCGCGAAGGCTTGCCCGTAGAGCTTGTTTACCCAACTGGATACATCATTGACGCCTTGGCCGATGATCTTGCCCATGGCGTCACTGCCTGAGCCGCCAACTGAACCGATGGTCCCGGACTGCGGATTGATAAATGAACCGCTGTTTCCGTCCGATTTGATGAGGGAGGCAGCGCCGGCGCCGGCAGCGGTAATCAGTACCTGGGAACCGATGTATTGCGAGGCGTTGCTTTTACGATCGCCACTGATGCAGGGAATACCGTAGGCATCGCTGATCCAGCCCAGACCACCCTGGATGGTTGTTTGGTTGCCATTGTTCTGGTTATTGCTGTTCTGACTGCCATTTGTTTCCTCTTGGGGCTGTGGCAGCGTGCGCACGGTACCGTCGTTGAAAACAAAGGTCAGGCTTTTGATCTGCCCGCGTACGCAAGACAAGGTCCAGTCGCCGGACGCTGTACCGCTTGCCACTGCGCCGGCGACTTCGGGTAGGTCGATACCGTTGGCCGTCAGATTGTCCGGGCCGATCAGCACTTTGAATGGGTAGGGGTCGTTGACCGTGCCGTCGATGGGCACCCGGCCGATCAATGCGGACATAGCGACTGAGCCCATCAATGTGGAGTTCTGTGGCAGCGTATAGACCTTGCGTACCTGTTTGCGGGCCTCCTGTGGCGAGATCTCACTCGCAACGTTCTGAGCGCCCGTACGCAGAGCATTTTGGCCTCGATCTACGGACTCGCCGAAGGAGGTGGGGAAGTTAAATCCCGAGGCGGTTTGATTGGATCCGGCAGCGATGGGCTTTCCATTGATATCGACAGGAGTAGCGTCCTGTGGCTCGATCCAAACGACATCCGGTCCAGGTGCGCCTTTGAAGTCTTGCCCATCACCAGGCTGAACGCCGAATCCGATCGGCAAATCCGATCCAGACTGATTGCTGCTAGCTGATTTGCTGCTCAGGCTGTTGTATTGCTGCTGCAGCGTATCCAGGATGGTCTGGCTCTGTTGTTGTGACTCCTGTTTCATCGTTTGCTGGGCGTTTTGTAGCTTGCTGTCAACGTTGTCGTTGATCGACTGCAAGCGTCTTTGTAGCTCAAGGTTTTGTTGCTTCAACTCATCGTTGTTCTTCAGCGCATTGGACACCTGGTCTTTGAGCTGTCTGCTTTCCACGACGATGGTGCGCAGCGTGTCGCCGGGGGTATCGCCGTCAACGCCAAGCTTTTTAGCTTCCCCCGTACTGAGCACGAGCGTTTCTGGAGCCTGAGCCTGCTTCTCAGAACTGTCCTTACTGAATAGTTTGACCACCACGAATAACGCCATGATCGCGAAAGGGATGACCAGGAATTTGACCAGAGGATTACTCTTCACGGCGACCTCCTTTCGGATCGATCTGGCTGACGGCCGCCGGCAGTAACGATTCGGCCAAACCATGGCCGCGTGTCACCAGATAAACCGTTGTGGTGTCACTTGCATCACCCTTGGTGCCGAGGTACGGGTGCTGAAACGTCGCCGTTGTGAAGTCCCCCATCAGATCCCGAGGATCCAGTGCAAGTTGCTGAGTGCTGGTGTTGCGCAGTTTCACTGCCGTCACCCAGTAGTCGTCTAACCGCCACGCTCCTAATGCAGAGGCCTCGACCGGCAACGTCGGGAGCAAAGTGGTGAGGTTAAGGCCCCGCTTAAGATTGACCTGGGCGATACCGTCTACAGGCTCAACGGTGCGCAGAGGGGCATATAGCATCTGTGCGGCATAGCGTGTAATGACCACAGGGATAGGCGTCTCACGGCGAGGCGTCGGCGGATCCTCGTCTTGAACGTTGGGCTCCGACATGGTGGCCGGAGCGCGACTGGTCGTTGGCTTAGAGCTGGCCTGCCCGTAACGAGGCGAGGGACCTTCACCGGCAACAATTTTTGCAGGCTCGGGCGCAGCCTGATTTGGTTTGCCTTCTGTAGCGATGATGTCCACCAACATGATTTCGCCACTGCTCATATTTTGGAGCTGCAGGCGAGTCGGAGGTATGGGTTCTTTGGCCAGAAGGTACAGTGCGCCACCCGTGCTCTGGACGCGCAGCTTATCAACCAAATTCCGGGGCAGACCCACTCGAACATTTTGGTCGACAAAGACAATGCGTTCCTGGCCGACGATCAAAGGCAGTGCCAGTGGAATTCGGTCCCAGCGTAAAATTTCAACGGCGTTGGCCAGCCCGCAGAAGTTGAGAATCAGTAATCCGATAATCAGCAGCCGACGCATCATCATTTACCTCCCGAACGGGCAGGTTCTGCGGAGACTTCGATGCGCTGAGGGTTACTGCTGTAGCAGTCCCAAGCCAAGCCAAAAGGATTTTTTTCGGGATCAACGTCGGAACGAATGATGTGTAAGGGGTAGCGAGCCAGAGCTCTTTTTACACGCTCACCTCCGTAATGCTCGTCGGCAGTGATATCTAAGTTCACCGTCCAGTCGTTGATGCTGTGCTGCTCGACATGCTGCTCCGAGGTATCGGTTATGCCTCGACCTGGTATTTCAAATACACCACGTTCGCGCTTGCGTAATTCCCCGCTGTTGCGGCGCAGTTCGAAGTCTTTTTGCAGATAAGCTTTGCAACTAGGCGTCAGGTATCCACCCAAGCGGGCGATGTTATCCTCGTAGTCGGTTTCCCCGTCGACAGGCCAACGATTCATTTGCTGGAAGATATACAACCCAAAGGCATACACAGACTCTGGGGGGACATCCCACCACTGACGGGTGCTGCCCGACCGGAGGTCAGGCGGCACATGAATAGTCAGATCACGCGGCGCGCTCTGCCAGCCGTAGGCCATGTAAAGACCCAGGGCAATCAGTAGGCCAAT
The sequence above is a segment of the Pseudomonas sp. R76 genome. Coding sequences within it:
- a CDS encoding AAA family ATPase — encoded protein: MANYTVTVLNCNSIDRADVVISEGALNIKFGPNGLGKSTIAKAIISHIRADGSLQELIPFKHRGKPDMPAPEVRGVDQLRKVLVFDDSYVQQFVFQKDEIVKNSFEIFIRTPEYLAEMADIDTLLSGIRKAFSDNAEIGQVVTDLKELREAFGKSKTGAIPKTSKIHKAFGTGNKLENIPDVLQPFSTFIKSQEPAKWIAWQVKGNEFLQIADSCPYCSIALTSAEQKDTALAVEKEYDSNTVGHINLLRGIIDRLGKYFSEKCRENLENVTKAKVELQAEEQSFLTGLKADIDALINKLEGLRTISFFSLRDFEDVGDQLTPLKIELNLIDKLDSEETRKTVDPINLQLDDLIGKVGSLKGKINRHKAKIKKSIEDNQNSINGFLKSAGYKYVVEIVAEPESYKMKLIHKDQVNYIETASRHLSYGEKNAFALVLFMHQVLSEKPDLVVLDDPISSFDKNKKFAILQELFRGKASLRGITTLMLTHDIEPAIDVIKSTNAIFKAAEPSACFLSSRAGVVTEVPIERNDIQTFAKICKVNIEALTDTVLKTIYLRRHFELLDDAGLEYNLLASLFKGRDTPTIQSGSSIRDMTAAEQADAESLIRDNHIADFNYIALVAEVKDVEAIKAKFYATAVGYEKIQLFRLINDEHDDSVIRKFINESYHIENEYVMQLNPHKFESIPEYVIEECVALLTPAPIVA
- a CDS encoding DsbA family protein; this encodes MAAALVVGYAMLVWNKIQTPQFAGPWLFGPPGARWSVTEFADLECPYCKTYTPALKAWVQQQKDVNLQWHHLPLDFHGSAAINEAKMVECAGELGGASAFWQAVDQVFKQTRSNGLGFNGQLDISDVSPQALMDCAVNNKQISLRISRQAEEAIKFGVTATPTVLIKDNKTGRSLKLEGAADDVMLLSAIDLLIQKNN
- a CDS encoding conjugative transfer ATPase produces the protein MRFFERFKTRRGSDRVEPDLAANATEHVDVQASATESLEAATERYFARLAAMGVPSPSDWRNPKKKPATTADVDRMYDVNPSFVDLLPWVDYLPAEKAMLLEDGVSRAAFFELTPIGTEGRDPDWLRKARDALENALQDSFDELETSPWVVQLYAQDETSWDNYLQQLHDYIQPRAQGSDFTELYLKLMKQHLEAISKPGGLFEDTKVSQLPWRGQQRRVRIVVYRRTQGAQADVRGQAPAPYLKIICDRLVGGLANAGIKTHRMDGYAIRHWLIHWFNPRPDHLGPADADVRRFYEVVCKQVPAAEEGELPLASGTDFSQNLCYREPLSDTEKGLWYFDGLPHRVVMLDRLREAPKTGHLTGETRKGGDALNALFDKMPEDTILCITLVITPQDILEGHLEQLSRKAVGDTQASILTREDVAVARQLLGRKHKLYRGSVAFYLRGKDDVELQERSLQLSSALLGAGMEPVEPRDEVAPLNSYLRWLPGNFDPNERKALEWYAQLMFAQHIANLAPIWGRSTGTGHPGITLFNRGGAPITFDPLNKLDRQMNAHLFIFGPTGSGKSASATNILSQIVAIYRPRLFIVEAGNSFGLLGDFAKKLGLTVNRVRLAPGSGVSLAPFADAEKLIEPTANVKTLKADDLEASDEHLASQTEDEQRDILGEMEITARLMITGGEDKEDARLTRADRSAIRQCILNAAQKCVAEQRIVLPEDIREALREMGHEPGIPAARSSRFLEMAEALSMFCMGTEGDMFNRPGTPWPEADITIVDLATYAREGYSAQMAIAYISLLNTVNNIAERDQFKGRPLIFFTDEGHIQLKVPLLSPYSVKITKMWRKLGAWFWMATQNVDDVPPEASALLNMIEWWICLNMPPDEVEKIARFRELTPAQKSMMLSARKESGKFTEGVVLSKSMEMLFRVVPPSLYLALAMTEPEEKKQRYDIMQATGCNELDAAIEVAATLDRYRGIEPHIITFPEQVTALERHA
- a CDS encoding TIGR03751 family conjugal transfer lipoprotein, giving the protein MPRLRLTNCCLKLGAYIVISLITSGCSTSKDELLPHGDNTMMDVWDQGASGSGNSTRSRQLLDARQDLRRPLEAGETDNAKFTRTAQNEIYSQFKRLPNPDLVMYVFPHLAGSDPAPIPGYTTVFPLYQRVQYAMPGERTEAY
- a CDS encoding TIGR03752 family integrating conjugative element protein; protein product: MKSNPLVKFLVIPFAIMALFVVVKLFSKDSSEKQAQAPETLVLSTGEAKKLGVDGDTPGDTLRTIVVESRQLKDQVSNALKNNDELKQQNLELQRRLQSINDNVDSKLQNAQQTMKQESQQQSQTILDTLQQQYNSLSSKSASSNQSGSDLPIGFGVQPGDGQDFKGAPGPDVVWIEPQDATPVDINGKPIAAGSNQTASGFNFPTSFGESVDRGQNALRTGAQNVASEISPQEARKQVRKVYTLPQNSTLMGSVAMSALIGRVPIDGTVNDPYPFKVLIGPDNLTANGIDLPEVAGAVASGTASGDWTLSCVRGQIKSLTFVFNDGTVRTLPQPQEETNGSQNSNNQNNGNQTTIQGGLGWISDAYGIPCISGDRKSNASQYIGSQVLITAAGAGAASLIKSDGNSGSFINPQSGTIGSVGGSGSDAMGKIIGQGVNDVSSWVNKLYGQAFAAVYVQPGAKVAVHLDQQLTIDYELQGRKVNYRSGARHASTSLD
- a CDS encoding TIGR03749 family integrating conjugative element protein; its protein translation is MMRRLLIIGLLILNFCGLANAVEILRWDRIPLALPLIVGQERIVFVDQNVRVGLPRNLVDKLRVQSTGGALYLLAKEPIPPTRLQLQNMSSGEIMLVDIIATEGKPNQAAPEPAKIVAGEGPSPRYGQASSKPTTSRAPATMSEPNVQDEDPPTPRRETPIPVVITRYAAQMLYAPLRTVEPVDGIAQVNLKRGLNLTTLLPTLPVEASALGAWRLDDYWVTAVKLRNTSTQQLALDPRDLMGDFTTATFQHPYLGTKGDASDTTTVYLVTRGHGLAESLLPAAVSQIDPKGGRREE
- a CDS encoding PFL_4703 family integrating conjugative element protein encodes the protein MTYRKKVDAQLSHINSLRLVIGLLIALGLYMAYGWQSAPRDLTIHVPPDLRSGSTRQWWDVPPESVYAFGLYIFQQMNRWPVDGETDYEDNIARLGGYLTPSCKAYLQKDFELRRNSGELRKRERGVFEIPGRGITDTSEQHVEQHSINDWTVNLDITADEHYGGERVKRALARYPLHIIRSDVDPEKNPFGLAWDCYSSNPQRIEVSAEPARSGGK